From the genome of Synergistaceae bacterium, one region includes:
- a CDS encoding prepilin peptidase: MMTQTLIIAGILGACLGSFLNVVAHRSIQGRSWRGNERSACESCGHVLGVIELVPVISWLIQRGRCRHCGAKISARYIIVEVICAALAVTIIYRWRLTWAALIAGIGTCGLVLNSLTDYESGDVFDVFAVAPGIVCLLLRIAGGFPAVLDGLAGAVSGWAVFAVIIVLSRGGMGWGDAVFMAGIGAAMGLKFTLFAFYAGIMSGGFWVILMMIIGRLHWGRGESIPLVPFLSIGCFLTMIFGPEIFAYLGGRMLSPEIFSVSWPFAAVN; the protein is encoded by the coding sequence ATGATGACTCAGACTCTAATCATCGCGGGGATTCTCGGAGCGTGTCTCGGCTCGTTCCTGAACGTAGTCGCGCACAGAAGCATTCAGGGGCGTTCATGGCGGGGGAATGAGCGTTCAGCCTGCGAGTCATGCGGCCATGTGCTAGGGGTGATTGAGCTTGTCCCGGTAATATCATGGCTCATACAGCGGGGAAGGTGCCGACACTGCGGGGCGAAAATTTCTGCGCGTTATATCATCGTTGAAGTAATCTGCGCGGCTCTTGCCGTAACAATAATATACCGCTGGCGGCTGACATGGGCGGCACTGATTGCGGGAATTGGGACTTGCGGGCTTGTCTTGAACTCTCTGACGGACTACGAGTCGGGAGATGTCTTTGACGTTTTCGCGGTTGCGCCCGGGATTGTGTGCCTATTGCTGAGGATTGCGGGAGGATTTCCGGCGGTGCTTGACGGACTCGCGGGGGCTGTTTCGGGCTGGGCGGTCTTTGCGGTGATAATCGTGCTTTCACGCGGCGGAATGGGCTGGGGCGATGCTGTATTCATGGCCGGGATCGGTGCGGCTATGGGCTTGAAGTTCACGCTCTTTGCGTTCTACGCGGGAATAATGTCCGGGGGCTTCTGGGTGATACTGATGATGATAATCGGCCGTCTTCACTGGGGAAGGGGAGAGTCGATTCCGTTAGTGCCGTTTCTGTCAATAGGCTGCTTTCTGACGATGATATTCGGCCCGGAGATT
- a CDS encoding lysophospholipid acyltransferase family protein has translation MVILHDIMRKIFIRRKLITLKFFVGLIRIMPHNFALAFGKFIGRVLRLILWKTTDRCEARCVSSLGVGVTISRGIIRDSFANLGMSAAEFIRLPKVISRINELVEFPAESIDVLRSALSRGNGAILMCQHYANWEYAAARVIHEGFHLHAVYTPQRDKGVESVIMSTRENISHMAMIDSDTGLREIFRVLKAGEVLVIMQDLDARQDGIPSEFLGLPARTHEGIIKLYRKFRCPIIHGVHWRDIKHPSRHHIRLHGILSDMNDINGRPFGEDIPASIRLCNEHIESLIKERPGQWLWLLDRWQYTLGKTV, from the coding sequence ATGGTAATTTTACATGATATTATGAGAAAAATTTTCATCAGGAGGAAATTAATCACGCTGAAATTTTTTGTCGGACTGATTCGAATCATGCCTCATAATTTCGCGCTTGCCTTCGGGAAATTCATCGGGCGGGTTCTCCGTCTCATTTTATGGAAGACAACAGACAGGTGCGAGGCGCGGTGCGTTTCGTCTCTGGGAGTCGGCGTAACAATATCACGCGGAATAATCCGGGACTCGTTCGCCAATCTCGGAATGTCAGCCGCAGAATTTATCCGCCTGCCCAAAGTCATATCACGTATCAATGAGCTTGTAGAGTTTCCCGCAGAAAGCATTGACGTTTTGCGCTCGGCATTGTCGCGGGGGAACGGGGCAATCCTCATGTGCCAGCATTACGCCAACTGGGAATACGCCGCGGCAAGAGTCATTCACGAGGGCTTTCACCTTCACGCGGTCTACACTCCTCAAAGGGACAAAGGAGTCGAGTCGGTCATAATGTCAACAAGGGAAAACATTTCGCACATGGCCATGATTGACAGTGATACGGGCCTGCGGGAAATATTCCGCGTTCTGAAGGCCGGGGAAGTTCTTGTGATTATGCAGGACTTAGATGCACGGCAGGACGGAATCCCCTCCGAATTTCTCGGACTCCCTGCGCGGACTCACGAGGGTATCATCAAGCTGTACCGAAAATTCCGCTGCCCTATAATTCACGGGGTACACTGGCGCGACATTAAGCACCCTTCACGGCATCACATACGGCTTCACGGAATACTCAGCGACATGAACGACATTAACGGCAGGCCGTTCGGCGAGGACATTCCCGCAAGTATAAGACTCTGCAACGAGCATATAGAGAGCCTCATAAAGGAGCGTCCCGGTCAATGGCTCTGGCTTCTTGACAGATGGCAATACACATTAGGGAAGACGGTATAG